One Octopus sinensis unplaced genomic scaffold, ASM634580v1 Contig12796, whole genome shotgun sequence genomic window, GaatactctcactctttcttccagctTGAGGACATAAAGATGACCCTTGAAAAATCTTGAGACAATTCCATCCCAGGTACAGGGATTAGTTTTACTTTTGCGTGATGAATTGCTTCAAGTTCATTTGCCAATAAGTCATATTTGTGGAACTTCTCAACTTCGACCTGCTTAAGGCAATTTTGCGAAGTAATCCCAACTTCGATAAGAGTGATTGTATTCCTCACTTTGTCATGGACAAATATATCAGGTTTGTTATTCGCCATAGCTGTATCCGTACTAATCGTAGTATCCACACGAATATCCACAAATTCATTGCTAACAACAGATTGAACTGAGTGTGTTTTTAGTCTCTTAGTTTTCCTTATTCCATATTGACGACAGAGATGTAAGTGAATATATCTGACTACTTCGTTATGCCGTCTAAGATATGAGCTATTCAGCATTCTCCCGCACCTAGTTGCAAGGTGATCAATTAATGTTTCAATATGATCACATTTTGAACAATTTAACAAGTTTTTATATATtaacaaatttgaaaacattgaaaccattttatttttttccgaaTTTTTGTATAActgacattataaaaataaaactgaaataatgaTAGGCCAGGTAGGTAACGACTAATCTTACCATAACTCATACAGTTTACATAAAAATGCATCAAATCATAATGAATACTTAGTACTAACATGAATTGGCTTAAAATCtattctttttaataataaaaccAGATATCAATACGAATTAATTGCCGCTACGATTCattgattttaaataatttagataatttcaaaaaatataaatgcaataagAATGACCGGAATTCTACCATTTAATTAAATCATAATGCTTGCGCGAGAAATTCCTGATCAAAATGTCATATCTTATGAATAATGGTTTTTTGAAATCTATATTAACTGTTAAATCGCTAATTGCCCTGTCGTGTTAATTAGAATGAAACGAAATAGTTccattgtttataaaaaaaataactcctTGAAGTTTAAGCATAACAATTTCCCATTAGGAACACGAAAGACAGAAGAAGTAACGTTTCGTGGTTCTGACACGCACGAGGAGACTCCTTATTTCGGCCTGATTTTCCTCTTGAGTACCCGCGCAAGCACGTAGTGGTCGTGATTTCTTCATGTCTTCATCTGATCGTCTATATAGTATCAAAAGGTTTTCGATGTTCGTATGAGTCAAAAGCTTGCATTTTTTTGAACGCTCCATGAATGCTAGAGTTCTTTTCAGGCTCGCTTCACTTTTCGGTTTATTAACCAGAAAATGGAGTTGCCCTGCAGCATTTAGAGTAAagttaaaaatacaatttttttagaaaattcaaaacaatataatattCCCAGATTTTTGCCCGCAATCATGTATAGTTTTGGTTAGATACCTTCCATTACTATGTCTGAACtctgtgttctttttttatttgtattcatcTTTGTCGTTCGTGTCAAAGATGTTTAACAAATGATTAAAGATGATTAATGTAGATCATCACCCCGGACGATATAAACGGGCCGGACGCTATAAGACACCACATTTATTAaggaatattttaaacttttaattttttagcatGGCTCACACAGTGTCAACTTtaacattaaataaacaaaaatcatcTCCACATCCTTGTGTTATTTCTACTTGTCCTATTAACCAAGATCCAATAAATAGTTTTATATGCGGATCATACCAATTGAATGaggcttttttaaaaatataacatttatagGGAATATATAAAGGACAACTATATGTTTATACAATATATCAAATTTAGAACCGATTTACTCCTTACCAACTTCTGCCATTCTCGATATTTGTTGGCGAGAAAAAAAGAGTCAATTTATCTCAATTGACGCTAATGGTCACGTTTGTGGCTATAAAGTGGACGACGAAATGATTAGTCGACTTTTTTCCACTCAATTAAACGATAAACATCTTTTGTCATTAGACATTGATTCCCGAGACATGCTTATATCCTCAGATTTACACGGCCGTGTTCACTATTGCCAACTTGGCCAGGATTGTGTTActataaatacattttcattaCATAATTCTCAGATTTGGAAGGTTCATTTTGATTCTGACAGTAATTTGTTTTACTCGGGTttgtttttgaaatcaatatttactaaGGTGAAGACGAAGGTCTTTTAAAACTTTCTGATTTAAGGGTTGGTAGTAACCCTCAAGTATCATATCGAAAGTtgatctttcatttttatattctagATATAAATATGGAGTTTGTGGGATTCTATGTTCTGGAAATACATTATACACGGGAGGGTAAGGGCGGGAATCATTTTTTAGATACGATCAATGTTTGAATATTCTTGACAAAAGGAATTTCTCGGGAGAACATATATCTTCTACTAATTTAGGAGGAGGTGTGTGGGGGTTAAAGTTTTGCCCGTCCAACCCTCACATTCTTTTAGTGTCTGTTACTCATTCTGGATTGAGAGTAATTGACGTGTCAGATCCAggtttttttgaatatttttttcttagctGAAACGAATGTTACTGTTGGATATTTAGAACATGAGACATTGGTATATGCTTGTGATTGGGCGACGCCTAACAAGGTTATTTCTGCATCTTTCTATGACAACGATATTCGTTTGTGGGAGCTGGTTGatgtataaattgaaaataaactgTTCTTGAGATTTATAGTCGCGAATTCTTAATTTTTGATATTATTCTGAATAAATGGacctatttattaaaaataattttatttaagtagaattcataaaatttttgagtatctatgataaaaataaaatttatcctACATAATTTTGAATTGTAGGCCTTTCCGATCTATATtagatttagttagttagttagttatgttACCCGGCTTCACTAACACGTAGGAAGCCGCTGCAATCAGGTAGCGAGACGCGAAGATCGGGCGCTCCCAGAGATCCCGAATCCCAATAGGCGGAGACAAGTGAGGCGGTCCAGGACAGGGGAAGAGGTCTTCGGGGGTGAAGGAACGGTATGTTTCGAAAATCAGTGGATGATGACCTGAGCGAATCTGAGCAAGCTGGACACGGAGATATCTGCCGAGTGATTGCTCTGAGGAGTGGACCGgcggggggggagagttgagaagtTTGTTGTTTTTGAGCATCCTGATAGCACGAGTGGAGATGTGGTCATGGATTAGTTTATTCGCAGTTTTCCCATTGTTGGTTGAGAGTATTTTTGATAGACATCTACATTGATCGGCCAGAGTAGAGATgatgtgtgttttgttttctggAATAGAGATTTTGTGACTTGGATGTGAAGAGTCTTGTATTTCCTGTAGGAATTGGAGTCCTCTCATCGTCAAATGGTCATCGACCGGAAGGATACAGGACTCCCAATGGAGATGATCGATGGGAGTGGATGCAAGGCAGCCAGTTATTGTGCGTAGCCCTGAGTtttggattctttggagtttttgGAGGTTTGAATGAGACAAGTTCCATGACCATGCTGGACTAGCATAGTTCATTGATGTTCTAACAAATTGTTTGTAAACCAAAGTGAGGCATTCTTTGGCTTGGCCGTAAGTTTGTCCAGATAAGGCACGTAGTGCATTCAGTTTCGTTTGGCTTTCGTGGAAATGAGCTCCACGTTGCGTGAAAGATAGGCATTGATCGAATACAACTCCAAGAATTTTGGGTTTTTTATGACAGGAATTATTTCGCCGGCCACATCGAGGACTGGGTTTAGGTTGAATTGTCTTTTATCAGATGTAAAAACAGTGATGGACGATTTGGACGCAGAAGGAGTCATATGGTTAGATCCTAGCCATTTGGTCAGAGAGTTTAGATGAGTTTGGAGTGAGTTTGTTGCAGCTTCGATAGAATTGTTTCTTGAAGCAATCACTATGTCGTCTGCGTACGAGAGGAGTAGTGTTCCGAATTAGTAGGCATATCACTGAGGTGTAGATTGAGGAGGGTTGGAAAGAGACAGAAGCCCTGAGGGACCCCATTAGGTAAGTACCGGAATCGGGAGTTTTTTGACCCAAATTTTGTCTGAGCCAGTCTACCAGATAAGAAGCTACACAGCCAGATTTTCAGATGATGGGGAAACAACGATGTGGGTCACCTTCACGTGGTGTTGTTTGGATGCTGTGATTACAGTAACTAAAAGACCCTCAACAATCTCCCCATCTGATCGTTGTCACGATCTTTTGGCTGCAATTGAGCGAGCACAAAGCTGCCGCTCCCATGCTATATTAGATTTGTGCTAATTAATGTTTAATTTGTGCTCGTATTTAACATTCTACTCACATTAATTCCAATTAAAGTCGAACTAAAttagaataattattattagtgaataaataaatggtttaGACTTATATCATGAAGGTT contains:
- the LOC115229480 gene encoding uncharacterized protein LOC115229480 — encoded protein: MLNSSYLRRHNEVVRYIHLHLCRQYGIRKTKRLKTHSVQSVVSNEFVDIRVDTTISTDTAMANNKPDIFVHDKVRNTITLIEVGITSQNCLKQVEVEKFHKYDLLANELEAIHHAKVKLIPVPGMELSQDFSRVIFMSSSWKKE